Genomic DNA from Fimbriimonas ginsengisoli Gsoil 348:
GATCGTTTGCGGGCCACTTTGGCGGTTTCTTCGATCGGCGGTACCGCGTCCACGACTTCGCCGTCGGCTGCTTGGAAGCCAGAAACTGGTTCAAGCGCTGGTACCCCGGCGCGGACGGGCTCAAGCCGGTGCTGGAGAGCAAGCTGGCCGAAGGGGTTTCGCCGGCCACCGTCGATCCGGGCGGCTTCGGCGGCATCGATGACAAGGCGCTCGGGCATACGAAGGACAAGGTGGCCGACCGGGTGGAGTCGCTGGTAGAGCACGCGCTCAAAGCCGGTGGCCTGCTCGGCCTTTTGGAACGGCCTCTCCTCGCTCTGGGCCGTCACGTGGTTCGCGAAGAGTTGAACCGAGTAATGAAATAACCCTCACCTGTAAGGAGATTCCATGGATATCGAAGCAATCGTCGCCTTAATTTCGAGCCTTCACGGCCACAGCTTTTACGACCTCATCAAAGCGCTGCACGACCATGCCTTCCACGCGCTGCCCCCCGGGCGCTGGACCGTACAGGTCGACGCCGACAAACTCGGCCACGTGGTCACCGCCCACTCCCTGGGACTGGACGCCCAAGAGGGGGGCTGGGTGCAATGGACCTGGACCCAAGCCGCCGCTCCTCGCACCTTACGCGCCTCCGGCGCGAATCCGCACGCGCTGACCGTGACCGTCGACGGTAACGACAAAGACAACCCCCGAGTGGCCGCCACCACCGGCAGCGAAGGGCATTTCCCTCAGACCTTCTTGATCGTCCACGTAAAATTCGACGATGCCGAAGGCGCTCACGATTACCGTTTTGCGGGGAGGCTCGGCTAGCTCCTTTTGGCGAGGATAGCCAAGTTGTCGGCGGTCAGCCTAAGGTCGCGCTGGAGCGCGGCCAACTCGGTGCGGAACACCTCGTGTTGCGCACTGGGCAGCTGATCGCCTTCGAGCTGGATATGCCACTTGGCAAGAAATGCTCGCAGGCTTCCGTTTAGCATTTTGATGGCTACCTCGCCGAACGAGAGGTTTTCTCCCTGGGTGGCCGGCGGAGCCGACTTCAGCAGTTCTCGCGATGTTCCGTACAGCGCGTAGAGGGAATTGAGGGCGACCTTGTCGCTTCCCGAGCCGGGTTCCAGTGGCTGGGTCGAAATGCGGGTCATCAACTCGATATAGAGGCTCCAAGCCGCTTGACGCTCCCGCTCGTCGACCTCCAACTCGACCTCCCCGATATCGAACGGGAACTTCACCTTGACCTTCGACACCCGCATCCGGCTGCTCGCCTGATGGAATCGCAAGGCCATTACGACGATCCAGGCGAAGATGAGAATCCAAAGAAGCGGCCCCGCTTCGACCTTCATCTCCTTTCCTTCGTTGACCAGCGTGAACAGATTCAAATTACGATCTCCTTAGCCTAAACCTCGTGCCGCCCCGCCTTGCTCGGGGCGTCGAAGCTGAGATGATGAGACGCGGCCACTTGGGTTCCATCGCGGAACGTGATAATCATCCTGACCTCGAACGTTCCCCAACCTTCGGATCGCAAAGAAAAATCCGTTGAGGCATCCGTAGTCATCCTTACCGACAGCGCAAACGAATCGTGGAGGATGTAGCGCACGGACCGAACGCTTTGCACGAACTCAGGCGACTCATCTAGAAAGAGACGCCAGCGAAAACGGCCTCGAGGATCGTCAGACTTGACTTGGCGAGCCAAGTTGCCCACCTTAATGTTGCGCGTGGGAAGCTTCTTCCAGATGGCCATGGCCGCCAAAAGCATTTCGGCCGGTGTCTCGTCTTGCAGCCAAGTCAGCAGATTTCTTGAATAAGTGGCGTCCTTTTCCTTACCTTGCCAAACCAGGAGCAGTTCAGTAGTGTTTTTCGTGGTCCGGTATCGGTGAAACCAAGCTTCGCAATAAGACTGAACGTCTGAACTATCCGGGCTCACGGTAAGCCAGGCGATCAAAACACTCTCAGCTTCGCGATGCCTTGAAAACTGCTCCAACCAACTGAGAACATGGGACCGAACGGGTTCCCTTATGTACGTAGCAAGCAGCCACGCCGCAAGGACCTTGCCCGCCTCTAAATACGCGCCGTACTGGTCCAGCCAGGCCAGGAATGAGGCGAGCCGTTCCTCGCTGAGGCCGGTGCGTCCTTCTCGCATGCCCCGTTCGAGAAACTCGGTCCAAGCCTGTGCTTGTTCTTTTGCGATCTCGTCTCGGCGCTTTTCGCCTTCGAAAGCTCGTTCCAACCAACGCAACACCTGGGCGCCGTCATCGGTGGAACCGACCGCTCCGTGGACTACCGCCATGTTGTGATGTTCGCGACGGCTCGAGCCGGCGAAAATGATGCACGGCGGTATTGGACGGCTACGTTCGGAAAGCCCCGCCAGCAGTTTGTAGCCGGCAAGCCGGTCGGGGGGGCGTGACATGTCCGTAACGATCGCGTCGAACGAGTAGCTGTCGTACAGCCGCAAGGCCTGGTCGGTATCTAACGCTAGAGTCGTTATTGCCCCACTGTCAGTGCATCGATCCACTAGGTAGCGGTTGTTCCCTGGACGGTCGTCGACCCAGAGAATTCGCTTGCCCAGCCACGGCCGTCTTTCAGTAGGCGGCGCTTCCGCAAGTTGAAGCGCTTCTAATAAGGCCGATTTCCAAACCAATTGAGGCCGCTTCGGGGGCGCGTACTCGTCGAGGATCGATCGGACCGTTTGAACCACTCCCTCCACCGTCGGGATCGTTCCGCCTCGCGTAGACGAGAGGGCTTGTGCGAAGGCGTATGAGAGGTAGCCGTATCCAAGGACATGGCTTTCCTCGAGGTCTATCCCCAGCACGGCGCAACGCGTCAGTTTCTCCGCCACCGCCTCGATAAAGGGGGTCCTCCCCGCGTCCAGAACCACCAGCGCCCGTAACGACGGAAGGCGTTCCAACGCATCGTTTAGCTTGCGAAGGTCATATTTGTCTCGGTTGACGTCGATCCAAATCTGGTCGCCGTCTTCCTTGCCGAAGCCGTTGACGTGAACCAAAAAGAAGTCGTCCGGGCCACATTGGGAAAGAATTGAGTCGATCTCCGAAACCAGGACGTTTTCGGAGGGATCGTCCAAAGTGCTGACGGTAAATCCACGAGATCGAAGCGCCGCCGCCACGATTTCGTTATCGCGTCGCTGGTACTGGTAGCCAATGTCCCCGCTCACTACCAAGGCCCGCCATTGCTTCACCGGGCGGTCGATGATAGGCGCCGGAGGCGGAACATCCGTTTCGATCCGGCGGAAGTCCACCCGCGAACTACTTTCCGCATATGTCGCGAGGATCGGCAGGTTTGGGTGGAAAAGAACGCCGCCGTATAAGCCGGCGGTGCCGATTTGGAAGGAGGCGATCTCCTGCCACGACTCGCAATTCCAAATGCGAACGGTGCCGCTCAATTCTAGACTCGCCAGCCGCCGGTCGTCAGAGCTGAAGGTGACGCCGACGACGACATCTGTGTGGTCTAGGGTGGTGTTCGACTGCCGATCGATGTTCAGGATATTGACCGAATGGTCCGAACTGGCCGAGGCAAAGATCGATCCAGACCGGTTCCATGTAATGGCATTGACGGCCCCACGATGGACGACGGAAGGGGCCATCTGGTGAGAAAATCGTATGGCGCCGTTCTCATAGCCTACGGCACACCGGGCAAGCTTGGGATGCGCGGCTACGCAGATAGCTCCGCTATTGGGAGCCGTGTACATGACCTTGTATTCGGTCCCTTCGCGGTGATAGGCAACGGCTCCGTCCTTTCGACTGCACGCTACCGTGAGGTTGTCGGCGATGCCGATATCCTCGATTGGCCCGATAAGCGACCTCTCGTGAATGGTCCACTTGCCGGATTCCGGCTCGAAGAAAACCGGCCCTTCGGTCTCCAAACCGACCACCAGTCGGCGCATTCCTCTCCCTATGGCGACCGCTCGTGATCCCGGCGGCACGTGGAACCGGATCTCGCCGCTCGCCATAATTTGAGCAATTCGTTCGCCTCCGGCGACGACAAAATCGGAGCCATCTGGCGCCCACGCTCCGCCGGAGATTTGACAACCTTCCAGCGTGGCGGCGTTGGCAAACGGAGTTCGCAGGTCGCGGGCGAGCGCGCGAACCAGGGCAGTCGGCTCGTTGACCCGGGCGTCCCAGGGGTACGAGGAGGTCGTTGTGCCGAACGGACCCTCGTAGAGGATCGCCGGATGTTGGGGAAACTTGGCAACCAGGTCCTCGTAGCCGCGCTCCACGTCGTGATTCTTGTCCAAGTCAACGATGAGAACCGGTCGAAGCTCAGAGGCGGCTTCGACTTGAGCCTCAAAATCGAGGACGTCCGGCAACCGAAGGTCAACCCCGCAGTACCGCAAAAACTCCCATAGCCCGTGATCCGTCGCCAACTCTTCCCCGAGGCCAATCACGACTAAGCCCGACAAAGCCGCCGCCTCGGCGGGAGGATTCCACCGAACGAGATCGGCGTTTCTTCCCGGTTCGTGATGAATCAGTCCCGTGCCACCGGAGCGAAGCCACATGCCGACGTTATTCAGCAGCCCGAAAATGGTCAACGTGTCGAGCGGCCAGGTGTAAGCCTCCCCGGCGAAGGCTCGCCTTAGCCACTCAGTTAGGGAGGGAGCGCCGTCAACCGGAGGACCCATAAAGACGGTCGAGGCTCTTGGCAGAGATTTGGGCTGCATCGCAACCGGCTCGGTCGAATCGACGGTTACTAACAGCGAGTGAGAGACATCAAGTCCCATGCCGCGGATGAAATCCTCTAGCCGCGACCAAACTTTTCCGTCCGAAAAGCCAAGTCCACCCGCGGTGTCGAGTCGCACTGGGCCTCGAAGATGGACTAGCACCGGACCATTCGCTAATGCTTCCGCAGCACCGGAGAACAGTTGACGCATGGCCCCGGGCGAATAGCCCTCGCCGCCGAACCGCTGGACCACCAACCCCGTGGCTCGAAGCTGTCCCTCCAGGGTCTCGATCTCCGCGTCGTCCCGCTCCGCCGACCAGAGTAGCGCCGTGGTAGCGATCCCTTCGATGACAGGCGATCCTCTCCAGTCGTCTCCTTTGAGGGGAGAGTGGTCGCCGTAGGCTCTTGGGAGCGGGAAGAGCTTCGGCTCCGGGTTGCCGGCAACGGCGACCGCGACGATCGGCTCTTTCGGGTGAAAGGCAAGAATTCGATCGGTTTTCGGATCGAACCCTTCCGGTTCGAACGGGACTCGGTTTCCGGTGGCGATGTCGATCAGGCGGGAGCGGTCGTCGTCTTCTAGGAGCAGCGTCGCCCGATCGGGCGCAATCGTAGCACGGCGGACAAACTTCGGGCGAGTTTCTTCAAACGCTTCGGCAACCGATCCGTTCAAGTCAAAGGCCACAACCCGGCCGATTTCAGTTACAGCGAGGAACCACGACTGATTACGGGTCGGCAAGATCGCGACGACAGGGCCGCCGAGGTCGGAAAGAATTTGGTCGCCGCGCTGATCCTTTAATCGGATTGGTCGAACCGGACGGAGCAAGGCGTCCAGTGTTTGCTCGCCCAAATGATGGTAGGCACGGACCTCACCCAACATTGTCCCAATGACGGTGAACTGAGCCCTAATCAGGGTGGAGGAGGGTCGATCTCCAAAGACCGCAAATTCTGGACCACTAAGTCTCGGATCACCCATCGGCTCGGGCCCTTCGATGGATTTCAAAGTTGCGAACAAAGCAGACCGTCTTGTCTCACTGTTCCCGATGTTTTCCATGAGGTCGCCCGAAATCCAGAACATTGGGGCGTTCGGGGGCCAGCTAAGCGCGTGTACCAGGTGCTCTGCCCTTCGCGTGAGTTCTGGGTGAAGGATTCCGTCGTGAAACCGCAGAATACGCACCTCTCTTCCGGCGGCAACCGCAAGTTGAGTTCCATCCCGCGACCAAGCTGCTAAGGCCATCGGAACCTGACTTGCAGCCCCGACGGCCAAGGCAAGTAAGCTAGGGACGAGCGTGAGGTCGTTGGTAACATGCTCGTGCCCAGTGGCTCGCAGTTGCACCAGATCTTCGGCGTCTAGGAAAGGGTCAAATAGAACCGTTCGCTCTCCGAGAGGAGCAGGAAGACTGAGTGGTTTAGATCGCAACCCGATCCGATCGACACGAAGGGTCGCCACGGAGTCAGCCCCCTCGGTGCCTACCACTTCAATGCCTGCGCCGCCGAGCAAAATTCGGATCGAGTCGTCGTTTACCGCTTCTAGTCGAACTCGCGCACCGACCAGGGCCGGTTCGGCTCTGAAGGGAATCGCAAAGTCAAAATGGATAACGCCATCCCCTACTAGATTGATTCTTCCCTCCTGGTGCTCGACCCAATCGATCCACGTATTAAGAGATTGCCGCAGCGCAGTTCGGCCCGCCGGAAGATCCTGTCCTCGTAAACGGCGGACGAAAGCGGCTAAACCGAGATCGCTGACGTCGTCTCGCGATATTAAGCTTTGCGCTGGCTCTATGAGAACGAGTAGGGATCCTGCGTCCGGCGCGCCTCTGCGCAGCTCATCCAAACTAAAGCTCGCCTCGTGTACTGCTTGAGCGAAGTAGATACTCGCGCCCCGTCGAGTTGCATCTTGCGCCCGGATCGCGAGGGCCTTAGCCCTTTCCTCGGAGTCAATCGTTACCCTCCATCCGAGTCGTCGCAAAATGGGCGCGATCTCTTCGACGAGGGAGCCACCTGCCGAGGAAAGGAATGCCGCCCCCTCAAAGGAAGGACATAGGCGATCGACGTCGATGTCGTAGTAGCGAACCGTATCACCGCCACCCGTCCAAGCGGCAAGCCGAGACTCGGTGGGATGGAAACGGACACCACCGGTTTCATCGCCGGCTTCGATCGTCCATCGCCCGACTTCTTCCCACAGGTCGGTCCGCCAAAGGCACACGACTCCGGCTTGGTCCAGCGAGGCGAGGATTCGGTTATCGGGGCTGAAGGAGACGCTTACGACCGGGTTGAGGGGAGTTGCTGTGGAGCCCCAGAATCGGAAATCGTCGAGAGGCATGCTTCCCGTCGATTGTTCGTTCGGGCGCAGGTTTATTACGTTCGTGGAGTCGCGGGCGTAGATGCGAATCTCGCCGCTGGCGGAAGCCGCGGCCAAGCGGGTCCCGTCCGGATTCCACGCGAGATCGGTGATCGAATTGGAAGTAGAACCAACAGAGCGTCCGCTGACCCAACTGCCTCCGTGGCTCCCCGAGGGCAGATCCACGATTGCGTGCACGTTGCCACTGACATTTCCGAATGCGAGAGTGTTGCCGCGTGAAGCAAAACAGGTGACTCCCAATCTTGCGCCCGGCTCACCGAACCGGGTGCCTCTTTCGGCTAGGTATTCAACGATCGAATCACCGAAAATAATCTCCCCTCGATGCAGGACCATGGCGGTCGACTCGGAAACCGTCCGCACCGAGTCCGGACGTCTAAATCCAGACAAGTAGCGGGAGACCTGACCCGCCGGAGAGGTCCAGCATAACCGTTGTTCGCCGTCGAAGATCATTGACGCTACGGACGGCTCACCTTCGGCTCGCTGGGGAGAGCGGCCGGCTTCGTCGATTCTGAAGATCCCCCCCTCTCCTCCGGCCACGAAACTGGTGCCGTCCGGCGACCAGAGGCCGCACCTAATGGCTAGGCCAGGCATCGTTACCTCGACCGGGACCTCGCTCGGCTGAATCTCCTCCCGATCGTCCACCACTCTTGCCAAGGCGTCCATCTGCGGAACCGTTCCCGAGAGATGACGGGCCGCTTGAACGTAGTAGGCGCCGGAGGCGACGCCCGTTCCTTCCGGCAAGCGGGATAGGAGCTCGCTGATTTCCTTCGTCGCTTGGACTCGCCCGTTTGGCGTCACCGTGAGTGCGAACCAGCGCTGAAGCTCTTCTTCCTCTGGGGAAAAATAGAGGTGGCGGCGGGTGTAGTCGGCCACGTAGTCGAGGAGAAAATTCTGGAGTCGCTGGCCTTGCTCTTTGATGAGCGTTTCGGCTTCTTGGCGCAGGAGCCGTTGCACCGATTCGTGCATCGCGTACTGCTCGCGACCGGTCGGACGGCAGATGGACGGATCGAGGAGCAGATCGACGCCGATCTCCCAGGCCAGGGCACGGGTCATGAACCGTTCGCGCAGAAAGTGAACCAGCTCCGGGGTTAACAGAAAGGGAAAGGAGCAAAGCTGAGCCAACTCTCTCGCTGCGAGTTCCACGTCGGGCGCCGGGCTTCGCCGGGCGACCCGCTCTTGAAACGATTCGACCGCGGCAAGCGCCTCGTCCTTGTCTGCCAACGTTCTCAACCGCCCCTACCCCCTTTGGCGACCGAGCCGCGCAGGTACGCGATCGCCTGATTCAAGCCGTCCTTCGTCATAGGGAGCATCGGCACCCCGACCGCCACATAGCGGGCCGACGAGCCTTCCCACCGGTGGGCGGGCATCGGATTCAGCCACGCCACGTATCGAGTCTTCCGGCGGACCCGCGCGAGGAGCCGCAAGGTTGGCACGATCCGGCCATCGGTATCCAAACTCCCACGCGCCGCTCCCGCGTCGCTGACGATCAACACACCGCAATTCGGCCGACAACTGGCGAGAACCCGGTCGAACGACACCGGCTCGCGCAAGGTCGCCTGCTGGAAGACCTGATCCTGAAAAACATCGTGGAAGTAGAAGACCCGAACGTTGGCGATTCCGCTCTCCTCAACCGCCGCCGCGACGAGGTCTCTCGTCAGCCAGTGGAACGGGGCCATCGACCCTTCTTGATCCACCAGCATCAAGAGCTCGGCATCGTTTCTCTCCCGCCGCCGAAGGACCGGCTCGAGGAAGAAGCCCCGGTCGGCGGTGCGCCGGACGGTTTCGGGAATGTCGATGACGGAAGGGGCCCCGTAGTGACCGGGGCGACGAAACCGACGCCATGCGTGGATCATGCCGGCGCGGGGGACCGGACCCGCGGATGCCGCCTCCATCGCCCGGTCCCGGTGGTCGGGCACGGCGGCGGTTACCGGGTCGACCCGCGATTCGCCCCCTTGGCTCTCCTTCTTGGGTTCGGAACGCGCCTCGCGGCTCTCTTCCTCTTGAGGCTTTTGGGGTTCGTCGAGGGATTTATTCGTTTCCTCGCTAGTCGGCGTTTGCGCCAGTGGCGAATCCGCGGTTGTCGTGGGGCTGGAGGGATCCGCCTCCTTGCCTCGCGAGGAATCGGCGTTTGTTTGCGCCTCGACCCGGGGCCGGATTTCGACCCAGGTCTGCTGTAACTCTTCGACGTCGTCCGTCGACTTGCACCAGAGCTGTTCGGTCAGCCAGGCGAGCTCGAACCTCTCGCCGGTGGCTGGGTCACCTTGGGCAGCGGCGATCGCGTCGAGCAGATCCCGGGTCCCCAGCGAGCGATTGACCCGGCTGCGGAACGAGTTAAAGGCCAGCGTTAGGGCCTCTAAGTCGGAGATCGTGCTCGTATCCGCGGGCCGGGGGGTGCTCATGGCGTTGGCGGAGCAAGGGCGGGCCGAAGGTCGGATGCTACTTTGATCAGCACTTCCGGATAGGGAAGCTCACCTTCGCGAAGCTGGGCTTCCCATTTGACCAAACCGTCGTCGAACCCGTCGATGGCGTGTAGCCAATCGAGAAACTCGCTGGTACCGGGCTTCTTTTGGAGGTTCGGCAATCCACGAACCTTATCAAAACGCGTTGCCGCCTCCTCGGCCGCCGCCGGCGCGTCCTTATCGAATTTATTCTTCCAATGAATCTTTACGATCTGGCTAAGCTGCTCCTTCTCCGGAAAGCTTACGAATCGGTACAGACACCGGCGCAAGAAAGGGTCCGGTAGGTTTCCCTTTTCGCGGTTGCTGGTGATGATGTAGATCGGCTCGCATCCCTCGGCCGGTCCCAAATGCTCGCCAAGCTCAGGAATCGGGATCGCGCTTTCGCGGTCGATTACGTTCAGCAGGTCGTTGGCAAAATCGACGTCGGCTTTGTCGATCTCGTCGATGAGCACAACCGTCCGGGTATCGGTACGGCGGAACGCCTTTCCGATGGCGCCGTAACGAACGTAGTCGCTCGATCGGGCGGGGTCTCGGTCATTCGCCAACCCCTTCTTCTCCAACTGGACGTCGTGCAGCCGAAGAACGGCGTCGTACTCGTATAGCCCATCCTTCGCCCGGCTGCCCGAGGTGATGTTCCACCGCTCGATCGGAATCCCCAGTTCGTACGCTACCGCGTACGCCAGGCGAGTCTTGCCACAACCCGGCTCCCCTTCCAATAGAAGGGGCCGCTTGAGGAACATCGCCAGCCGAACCGCGCGGACGAGCTCCGCATCCGGAACATACGGCTCCGGCTTGCCGGCCGGGGGAGCCTCGGCATGCGCATCCGGCCGTTGTTTACCGACACCGGTGTAGGGAGGAAGTTTGGAAGTACTCATACGGCAACCATTGGAGAAAAGTGTGCGCTAAAGACCACTCTGCAGGCTTCGGGAAGCGAGTCGAGACGCCCGTCATCGCTGGCTTCGTGCAGGCTCTTACCGAGCCGCTCCGCATCCCCACTGGGAAAGTTGCATGTCTCGGTTAGCCAATCAACGAGGTCCTTTTCCGAAAACGGTTTGATGGCGAAAGTCGCCACCCTGGAGCAGTTGGATTGTTCGATTGAACAAGTGAGAGATGTTCGGTGTGGCTCGGCAAACGAATCGACCGACGTCAGGAGAAACACCAATCTCATCGCACTCGACGGCTGATTACCGAGAGACGTCAGAAGGTCCTTCCAGAACGTTTCGACAAACCAGTGAAGGACTTCGCCACTACTGGCGATCGTCCACCAACGAATATGGACCACGTGGAAAATTCCCTCGCCAACATCCGTAGCGATCGCCTTGATTACCTGCGATTGAAGAGCAGCGGCATCGTTTCCAGGATTCGGCACGTCGTACCGTTCCGCGAGCTTTGTTAGGACGGTCATGCGACTAATCGGCGCACCGACCAAGCTTATTTGGGGTTCAGGTACTACGTCGGGCCGCTTAAAGACCCCCCGGGCCTCAACCTCAAGACGTTGAAAACAGATATCCGCTCGCCTGCCTACGCTCCTTTCGGCCATCAGCAGGGCGGCTCGAACTTTCCGCCCGGGTTCGCCGATGACTCGAACAACAACCTCATTCAGGTTCTGAAAGTCCGCAAGATGGAGGTCACGGACATATCGGTCAATCTTCTCGGCGATTGACCGCTCGCGGGACTCTCGGTCGGCGATGCTGGAAGTCAGATCCCGGTCCACGACGGCTTCCGGATCACCATCTAGTTTCTCGGTGCAGGCAATCACGGCAGCGTCGGCCGGATCGATGAAAGCGTCGTACCAATGAGATGCCGCCGGATGGGCCGGTAAGACCGGATTCGACTTCACCGCGCGGGTTACAGCACTCGCGATCGCAGTAGCGACTCGCCGATAAGATGTCTTATCAGCCTCACCCTTAAGGAAGAGCAATCCGGACTTGGTGTACTGAGAATCGAAGCCGCCGTCCCAACCCCTAACCGATTCAAGCAGTCCGCCCGCACCTAGTTCCTCTCGATAGAACTCCGGATCCGCCCAGAGCACCGGGATGATCACTGGGGGCGATCCGTCCGCCCTCTTTGCGAATTCGAGGCGCGCTTTGAAGGTCAAGAACTCTTTTCGGCAATCCCGTTCATGAGCGAAGTAGGCCCCAGAAAGGACGCAGACGAAGCAGCGAGTCCGCTGCAACGCAAGTCCAATCTCACGCTTCCAATTGTCGCTTCCCCGGTCTCGGTCGAAGTAGGCCAGCGAGTCGGCACTCGGAACTCGATCCATCGACAGGTTGCTATAAACTTTTTTGCAAAGTTCGGACCGGAACTCCAAGAGATCCGCGTCGGCGTCGGCGCCGCTGTGGGAGAGGAAGAAGAGAGGTAGCTCCATCGATCGGTCCGAGTTTGAGGTTGTTATTCTACAGACCTTGGCGAACTTGTGAACGGCAAACGTACCGGAATTGCGGGTTTGAGCACACCACGCTGTATCTAACGCATCAAGACGGAAATCTCGTGGAAAGCCCCCGCAGGATCAAGTGATTGATCTCGTC
This window encodes:
- a CDS encoding pYEATS domain-containing protein, giving the protein MRTLADKDEALAAVESFQERVARRSPAPDVELAARELAQLCSFPFLLTPELVHFLRERFMTRALAWEIGVDLLLDPSICRPTGREQYAMHESVQRLLRQEAETLIKEQGQRLQNFLLDYVADYTRRHLYFSPEEEELQRWFALTVTPNGRVQATKEISELLSRLPEGTGVASGAYYVQAARHLSGTVPQMDALARVVDDREEIQPSEVPVEVTMPGLAIRCGLWSPDGTSFVAGGEGGIFRIDEAGRSPQRAEGEPSVASMIFDGEQRLCWTSPAGQVSRYLSGFRRPDSVRTVSESTAMVLHRGEIIFGDSIVEYLAERGTRFGEPGARLGVTCFASRGNTLAFGNVSGNVHAIVDLPSGSHGGSWVSGRSVGSTSNSITDLAWNPDGTRLAAASASGEIRIYARDSTNVINLRPNEQSTGSMPLDDFRFWGSTATPLNPVVSVSFSPDNRILASLDQAGVVCLWRTDLWEEVGRWTIEAGDETGGVRFHPTESRLAAWTGGGDTVRYYDIDVDRLCPSFEGAAFLSSAGGSLVEEIAPILRRLGWRVTIDSEERAKALAIRAQDATRRGASIYFAQAVHEASFSLDELRRGAPDAGSLLVLIEPAQSLISRDDVSDLGLAAFVRRLRGQDLPAGRTALRQSLNTWIDWVEHQEGRINLVGDGVIHFDFAIPFRAEPALVGARVRLEAVNDDSIRILLGGAGIEVVGTEGADSVATLRVDRIGLRSKPLSLPAPLGERTVLFDPFLDAEDLVQLRATGHEHVTNDLTLVPSLLALAVGAASQVPMALAAWSRDGTQLAVAAGREVRILRFHDGILHPELTRRAEHLVHALSWPPNAPMFWISGDLMENIGNSETRRSALFATLKSIEGPEPMGDPRLSGPEFAVFGDRPSSTLIRAQFTVIGTMLGEVRAYHHLGEQTLDALLRPVRPIRLKDQRGDQILSDLGGPVVAILPTRNQSWFLAVTEIGRVVAFDLNGSVAEAFEETRPKFVRRATIAPDRATLLLEDDDRSRLIDIATGNRVPFEPEGFDPKTDRILAFHPKEPIVAVAVAGNPEPKLFPLPRAYGDHSPLKGDDWRGSPVIEGIATTALLWSAERDDAEIETLEGQLRATGLVVQRFGGEGYSPGAMRQLFSGAAEALANGPVLVHLRGPVRLDTAGGLGFSDGKVWSRLEDFIRGMGLDVSHSLLVTVDSTEPVAMQPKSLPRASTVFMGPPVDGAPSLTEWLRRAFAGEAYTWPLDTLTIFGLLNNVGMWLRSGGTGLIHHEPGRNADLVRWNPPAEAAALSGLVVIGLGEELATDHGLWEFLRYCGVDLRLPDVLDFEAQVEAASELRPVLIVDLDKNHDVERGYEDLVAKFPQHPAILYEGPFGTTTSSYPWDARVNEPTALVRALARDLRTPFANAATLEGCQISGGAWAPDGSDFVVAGGERIAQIMASGEIRFHVPPGSRAVAIGRGMRRLVVGLETEGPVFFEPESGKWTIHERSLIGPIEDIGIADNLTVACSRKDGAVAYHREGTEYKVMYTAPNSGAICVAAHPKLARCAVGYENGAIRFSHQMAPSVVHRGAVNAITWNRSGSIFASASSDHSVNILNIDRQSNTTLDHTDVVVGVTFSSDDRRLASLELSGTVRIWNCESWQEIASFQIGTAGLYGGVLFHPNLPILATYAESSSRVDFRRIETDVPPPAPIIDRPVKQWRALVVSGDIGYQYQRRDNEIVAAALRSRGFTVSTLDDPSENVLVSEIDSILSQCGPDDFFLVHVNGFGKEDGDQIWIDVNRDKYDLRKLNDALERLPSLRALVVLDAGRTPFIEAVAEKLTRCAVLGIDLEESHVLGYGYLSYAFAQALSSTRGGTIPTVEGVVQTVRSILDEYAPPKRPQLVWKSALLEALQLAEAPPTERRPWLGKRILWVDDRPGNNRYLVDRCTDSGAITTLALDTDQALRLYDSYSFDAIVTDMSRPPDRLAGYKLLAGLSERSRPIPPCIIFAGSSRREHHNMAVVHGAVGSTDDGAQVLRWLERAFEGEKRRDEIAKEQAQAWTEFLERGMREGRTGLSEERLASFLAWLDQYGAYLEAGKVLAAWLLATYIREPVRSHVLSWLEQFSRHREAESVLIAWLTVSPDSSDVQSYCEAWFHRYRTTKNTTELLLVWQGKEKDATYSRNLLTWLQDETPAEMLLAAMAIWKKLPTRNIKVGNLARQVKSDDPRGRFRWRLFLDESPEFVQSVRSVRYILHDSFALSVRMTTDASTDFSLRSEGWGTFEVRMIITFRDGTQVAASHHLSFDAPSKAGRHEV
- a CDS encoding toll/interleukin-1 receptor domain-containing protein, with translation MELPLFFLSHSGADADADLLEFRSELCKKVYSNLSMDRVPSADSLAYFDRDRGSDNWKREIGLALQRTRCFVCVLSGAYFAHERDCRKEFLTFKARLEFAKRADGSPPVIIPVLWADPEFYREELGAGGLLESVRGWDGGFDSQYTKSGLLFLKGEADKTSYRRVATAIASAVTRAVKSNPVLPAHPAASHWYDAFIDPADAAVIACTEKLDGDPEAVVDRDLTSSIADRESRERSIAEKIDRYVRDLHLADFQNLNEVVVRVIGEPGRKVRAALLMAERSVGRRADICFQRLEVEARGVFKRPDVVPEPQISLVGAPISRMTVLTKLAERYDVPNPGNDAAALQSQVIKAIATDVGEGIFHVVHIRWWTIASSGEVLHWFVETFWKDLLTSLGNQPSSAMRLVFLLTSVDSFAEPHRTSLTCSIEQSNCSRVATFAIKPFSEKDLVDWLTETCNFPSGDAERLGKSLHEASDDGRLDSLPEACRVVFSAHFSPMVAV
- a CDS encoding VWA domain-containing protein, with translation MSTPRPADTSTISDLEALTLAFNSFRSRVNRSLGTRDLLDAIAAAQGDPATGERFELAWLTEQLWCKSTDDVEELQQTWVEIRPRVEAQTNADSSRGKEADPSSPTTTADSPLAQTPTSEETNKSLDEPQKPQEEESREARSEPKKESQGGESRVDPVTAAVPDHRDRAMEAASAGPVPRAGMIHAWRRFRRPGHYGAPSVIDIPETVRRTADRGFFLEPVLRRRERNDAELLMLVDQEGSMAPFHWLTRDLVAAAVEESGIANVRVFYFHDVFQDQVFQQATLREPVSFDRVLASCRPNCGVLIVSDAGAARGSLDTDGRIVPTLRLLARVRRKTRYVAWLNPMPAHRWEGSSARYVAVGVPMLPMTKDGLNQAIAYLRGSVAKGGRGG
- a CDS encoding AAA family ATPase — its product is MSTSKLPPYTGVGKQRPDAHAEAPPAGKPEPYVPDAELVRAVRLAMFLKRPLLLEGEPGCGKTRLAYAVAYELGIPIERWNITSGSRAKDGLYEYDAVLRLHDVQLEKKGLANDRDPARSSDYVRYGAIGKAFRRTDTRTVVLIDEIDKADVDFANDLLNVIDRESAIPIPELGEHLGPAEGCEPIYIITSNREKGNLPDPFLRRCLYRFVSFPEKEQLSQIVKIHWKNKFDKDAPAAAEEAATRFDKVRGLPNLQKKPGTSEFLDWLHAIDGFDDGLVKWEAQLREGELPYPEVLIKVASDLRPALAPPTP